Proteins from a single region of Catenulispora acidiphila DSM 44928:
- a CDS encoding TetR/AcrR family transcriptional regulator, with translation MVQTETGTPRQRYRAQVQEEIKQHAWEQIATAGASALSLNAIAKQMGMSGPALYRYFANRDELITALIRDAYQSMADAMRAAVADGAGLRGLARTLREWALEDPQRYLLIYGTPVPGYQAPEDTTRLANDVMALLLDASSAEGLGALPPSPVQTHLEQHSPWAGAHAGEGTTLHRAVILWTRLHGVLSLELAGHFAGMEFDPALLYAAEVEAVAGY, from the coding sequence GACCGGAACCCCCAGGCAGCGCTATCGCGCGCAGGTGCAGGAGGAGATCAAGCAGCACGCGTGGGAGCAGATCGCGACCGCGGGCGCCTCCGCCCTGTCGCTGAACGCGATCGCCAAGCAGATGGGGATGAGCGGCCCGGCGCTGTACCGGTACTTCGCCAATCGCGACGAGCTGATCACGGCGCTCATCCGGGACGCCTACCAGAGCATGGCCGACGCGATGCGCGCGGCGGTCGCGGACGGCGCCGGTCTCAGGGGTCTGGCTCGGACGCTGCGCGAGTGGGCGCTGGAGGACCCCCAGCGCTACCTGCTCATCTACGGCACGCCGGTACCCGGCTACCAGGCGCCGGAGGACACCACGCGGCTGGCCAACGACGTGATGGCGTTGCTGCTCGACGCCAGCAGCGCCGAAGGGCTCGGCGCCCTGCCGCCGTCGCCGGTGCAGACACATCTGGAGCAGCACAGCCCGTGGGCTGGAGCGCACGCCGGCGAAGGCACGACACTGCACCGCGCCGTCATCCTGTGGACGCGGCTGCACGGGGTGCTGTCGCTGGAGCTGGCCGGGCATTTCGCCGGCATGGAATTCGACCCGGCGCTGCTGTACGCGGCCGAGGTCGAGGCCGTCGCAGGTTACTGA